A single genomic interval of Oryzias latipes chromosome 3, ASM223467v1 harbors:
- the cyp1a gene encoding cytochrome P450 1A1 (The RefSeq protein has 1 substitution compared to this genomic sequence) — MALMVLPFIGPLSVLEGLIALTTVCVVYLLLKHFNKEIPGGLRQLPGPTPLPIIGNLLELGSKPYLSLTEMSKRFGDVFQIQIGMRPVVVLSGNETVRQALIKQGDDFSGRPDLYSFQFINDGKSLAFSTDQAGVWRARRKLAYSALRSFSSLEGSNAEYSCMLEEHICKETEHLVKEIEKVMKTEGKFDPYRYIVVSVANVICGMCFGRRYDHHDQELVGLVNLSEDFVQVTGSGNPADFIPALRYLPSKAMKKFVEINNRFQCFVQKIVNEHYATYDKDNIRDITDSLIDHCEDRKLDENSNIQMSDEKVVGIVNDLFGAGFDTISTALSWAVGYLVAYPDIEKRLFEEIKENIGLNRNPTISDRSNLPLTEAFILEIFRHSSFLPFTIPHCTTRDTSLNGYYIPKDTCVFINQWQINHDPKLWQDPSSFNPDRFLSEDGSEVNRLDGEKVMVFGLGKRRCIGEVIARNEVFLFLAIMIQKLCFEEMPGEPLDLTPEYGLTMKHKRCNVRASLRLKDGC; from the exons ATGGCATTAATGGTACTGCCATTCATCGGTCCTCTGTCAGTACTTGAGGGTTTGATTGCTCTGACTACAGTGTGTGTGGTCTATCTACTCCTCAAGCATTTTAACAAAGAGATCCCTGGAGGCCTTCGTCAGCTGCCGGGCCCCACACCACTCCCCATCATTGGGAATCTACTGGAGCTGGGTAGCAAACCCTACCTGAGCCTCACCGAAATGAGCAAGCGATTTGGAGATGTGTTTCAAATCCAGATCGGCATGCGTCCTGTCGTCGTTTTGAGTGGTAATGAAACGGTGAGACAGGCTCTCATCAAACAAGGAGATGACTTTTCTGGCAGGCCCGACTTGTATAGCTTCCAGTTTATCAATGACGGCAAGAGTTTGGCTTTCAGCACAGACCAAGCAGGGGTTTGGCGGGCTCGCAGAAAGTTGGCCTACAGTGCATTGCGCTCTTTCTCAAGCCTAGAGGGCAGCAATGCAGAATACTCATGCATGCTGGAGGAACACATCTGCAAAGAGACAGAGCACCTGGTCAAAGAGATAGAAAAAGTAATGAAGACAGAAGGCAAATTTGACCCCTATCGATACATTGTTGTGTCTGTGGCCAATGTTATCTGTGGCATGTGCTTTGGACGACGCTATGACCACCATGACCAGGAGCTGGTAGGCCTGGTAAACCTCAGTGAAGATTTTGTCCAAGTGACGGGCAGCGGCAACCCTGCAGACTTCATCCCTGCCCTGCGGTATCTACCCAGCAAAGCAATGAAAAAGTTTGTTGAAATCAACAACCGCTTCCAGTGTTTTGTTCAAAAGATCGTCAATGAGCATTATGCCACGTATGATAAG GACAACATCCGTGACATTACAGACTCCCTTATTGATCACTGTGAAGACAGGAAGCTAGATGAAAATTCCAACATCCAGATGTCGGATGAAAAAGTAGTCGGCATCGTCAATGATCTCTTTGGAGCAG GTTTTGACACAATCTCTACTGCTCTGTCCTGGGCAGTGGGGTATTTGGTGGCCTACCCAGACATagaaaagagactttttgaaGAAATAA AGGAAAACATCGGCCTGAATCGAAATCCTACCATATCTGACAGAAGCAACTTGCCTTTAACGGAGGCCTTTATCTTGGAGATCTTTCGCCATTCTTCATTTCTCCCTTTCACAATTCCACACTG CACAACAAGGGACACATCTCTGAATGGTTACTATATTCCCAAAGACACGTGTGTCTTTATCAACCAGTGGCAAATAAACCATGACCC GAAACTGTGGCAGGATCCATCATCCTTTAACCCAGATCGTTTCCTGAGTGAAGATGGAAGTGAGGTTAATCGGCTAGACGGAGAGAAAGTGATGGTTTTTGGTCTGGGAAAGCGGCGTTGCATTGGGGAGGTCATAGCACGAAATgaagttttcctctttttggcGATCATGATTCAGAAATTGTGCTTTGAGGAGATGCCAGGAGAGCCTTTGGACTTGACCCCAGAGTACGGGCTCACAATGAAGCACAAGCGCTGCAACGTAAGAGCATCACTGAGGCTAAAGGATGGACACTGA